A window of Streptomyces sp. DG1A-41 contains these coding sequences:
- a CDS encoding HNH endonuclease: MPHVLVLNASYEPLGVVPLRRALVLVLENKAVCLEESGAYLHSATVTVPAPSVVRLKRFVRVPYRGPVPLTRRALFARDGGRCMYCGGVATSVDHVIPRSRGGKHVWDNVVASCRRCNHVKADRHLFEIGWRLRHKPAPPTGLAWRIIGTGHRDPRWLPYLQPYGADDALARIDGISA, encoded by the coding sequence GTGCCGCACGTCCTGGTCCTCAACGCGTCGTACGAGCCACTCGGTGTCGTACCGCTCCGCCGCGCGCTCGTCCTCGTCCTCGAGAACAAGGCCGTATGCCTCGAGGAGTCCGGCGCCTATCTGCACAGCGCGACCGTCACAGTCCCCGCACCCAGCGTGGTCCGGCTCAAGCGATTCGTCCGGGTTCCCTATCGGGGGCCCGTTCCTCTGACCCGCCGGGCGCTGTTCGCCCGTGACGGGGGCCGGTGCATGTACTGCGGTGGCGTCGCAACCAGCGTCGACCACGTCATCCCGCGCAGCCGCGGGGGCAAGCACGTCTGGGACAACGTGGTGGCGTCCTGCCGCCGCTGCAACCACGTGAAGGCCGACCGGCACCTCTTCGAGATCGGCTGGCGGCTGCGCCACAAACCCGCCCCGCCCACCGGCCTGGCCTGGCGCATCATCGGGACCGGCCATCGGGACCCGCGCTGGCTGCCGTACTTGCAGCCGTACGGCGCGGACGACGCCTTGGCCCGGATCGACGGCATTTCCGCCTGA
- a CDS encoding FtsX-like permease family protein — MNPLRSDLRLAWELTRGSDRGEWWRIVLTATGAALATGFALAAVALASLRGSYQVPVAAGLLDEPGTRSGVIVGLLLLLVPVLGFLGQCARIGAVHRDRRLAGLRLAGATPRQVRRIAALETGLACLLGSAVATALSLLLLLRQWDRPTVPAWAGIALIAVAVPVLGAAAGALALRRVVASPLGWVRRVGPRDGRGPGLLFLAGILLVAVLALLTVVTTAPAASNRPDGGPPLTMMGVVLAVGAGAVWLSGVTAKATGRILAVRARSAATLIAAERLRDDPWSAARTHAAVLLVTVVGTGFMGIRQVLSDVVRTSRNIGPAPYYTTGLDLTGAAIAVALAITLSGLAVGTAESLATRRRGLAAQAAAGVPRTVLGRALLLETALPLAPAVLLSGLGGMTIGTWYALLAGRPVPWAISLVPVAVYAACLLAAATSLPLLRRSVRPGELRYV; from the coding sequence ATGAACCCGCTGCGTTCCGATCTGCGCCTCGCCTGGGAACTCACCCGTGGTTCCGATCGCGGCGAGTGGTGGCGGATCGTGCTGACGGCGACGGGCGCGGCGCTCGCGACGGGGTTCGCGCTGGCCGCCGTCGCCCTGGCCTCCCTGCGGGGCAGCTACCAGGTGCCCGTCGCCGCGGGCCTGCTGGACGAGCCAGGCACACGGTCCGGCGTGATCGTCGGCCTGCTGCTCCTGCTCGTGCCCGTGCTGGGGTTCCTCGGGCAGTGCGCCCGGATCGGCGCCGTGCACCGCGACCGGCGGCTGGCCGGGCTGCGGCTGGCCGGGGCGACGCCCCGGCAGGTGCGGCGGATCGCCGCGCTGGAGACCGGGCTGGCCTGTCTGCTGGGCTCGGCGGTCGCCACCGCCCTCTCGCTGCTGCTCCTGCTGCGCCAGTGGGACCGGCCGACCGTCCCGGCCTGGGCGGGGATCGCCCTGATCGCCGTCGCCGTACCGGTGCTGGGCGCGGCCGCGGGCGCACTGGCGCTGCGCCGGGTCGTGGCCTCCCCGCTCGGCTGGGTGCGCCGGGTCGGGCCGCGCGACGGACGGGGGCCCGGGCTGCTGTTCCTGGCCGGGATCCTGCTCGTCGCGGTGCTGGCGCTGCTGACCGTGGTCACCACGGCTCCGGCCGCCTCCAACCGGCCGGACGGCGGGCCGCCGCTGACGATGATGGGCGTGGTCCTCGCGGTCGGCGCGGGCGCTGTGTGGCTGTCCGGGGTCACCGCGAAGGCGACCGGACGGATCCTCGCCGTCCGGGCCCGGTCGGCGGCGACGCTGATCGCGGCGGAACGGCTGCGCGACGACCCCTGGTCGGCCGCCCGCACCCATGCGGCGGTGCTGCTGGTGACGGTCGTCGGGACCGGCTTCATGGGCATCCGGCAGGTGCTGAGCGATGTGGTACGCACCTCGCGGAACATCGGGCCCGCGCCCTACTACACCACCGGCCTCGACCTCACCGGCGCCGCCATCGCCGTCGCCCTCGCGATCACTCTGTCCGGCCTCGCCGTCGGCACCGCCGAATCCCTGGCCACCCGCCGCCGGGGCCTGGCCGCGCAGGCCGCCGCCGGAGTGCCGCGCACGGTGCTCGGCCGGGCCCTGCTGCTGGAGACCGCACTGCCGCTCGCCCCCGCCGTACTGCTCTCGGGCCTGGGCGGCATGACCATCGGCACGTGGTACGCCCTGCTCGCCGGCCGACCGGTGCCCTGGGCGATCTCCCTGGTGCCCGTCGCCGTCTACGCCGCCTGCCTGCTGGCCGCGGCCACCTCGCTGCCCCTGCTGCGCCGCTCGGTACGCCCGGGGGAGCTGCGGTACGTGTAA
- a CDS encoding PadR family transcriptional regulator has translation MSTRHILLGLLATGPSHGYDLKRRHDERFPQARPLAYGQVYTTLQRLVRDGLAEVEGTDSDGGPERTMYRATDEGTRELFRWAVEITPPAPFVANEIFAKVVVAILSGGDPAAYLSAQRAAHMERMRELTAVKAAQGADLATVLSADYALNHLDADLRWMSTTAARLTTLTAEVDAA, from the coding sequence ATGAGCACCCGCCACATCCTGCTGGGCCTGCTCGCCACGGGTCCGAGCCACGGCTACGACCTCAAGCGACGCCACGACGAGCGCTTCCCGCAGGCCCGTCCGCTGGCCTACGGGCAGGTTTACACGACCCTCCAGCGCCTCGTCCGGGACGGCCTCGCCGAGGTCGAGGGCACCGACTCGGACGGCGGCCCGGAGCGGACGATGTACCGCGCCACGGACGAGGGGACGCGCGAACTGTTCCGCTGGGCCGTGGAGATCACGCCGCCCGCGCCGTTCGTGGCGAACGAGATCTTCGCCAAGGTCGTGGTCGCGATCCTCTCGGGCGGCGACCCGGCCGCCTATCTGAGCGCCCAGCGCGCCGCCCACATGGAACGGATGCGGGAGCTCACGGCGGTCAAGGCCGCCCAGGGCGCCGATCTGGCGACCGTGCTCTCGGCGGACTACGCCCTCAACCACCTCGACGCCGACCTCCGCTGGATGAGCACCACGGCGGCCCGGCTCACCACCCTGACCGCGGAGGTCGACGCAGCATGA
- a CDS encoding ABC transporter ATP-binding protein codes for MSKPVPLLSASGLTKTHGRTPALRGASVDLHAGEILAVTGASGSGKSTLLHCLAGIVRPDEGSVSYDGRRLEDLPEKRLSELRRTEFGVVFQFGQLIPELTALDNVALPLLLAGTDRTQARARAGEWLERFGVRGQEDLRPGEMSGGQAQRAALARALVTGPKVVFADEPTGALDSLSGEQVMTALVHTAREAGTAVLLITHDAQVAAYADREVQLRDGAVTPLGVTA; via the coding sequence ATGAGCAAACCCGTGCCTCTTCTCTCGGCGAGCGGCCTCACCAAAACGCACGGCAGGACACCTGCACTGCGCGGCGCCTCGGTCGACCTGCACGCCGGCGAGATCCTCGCCGTGACCGGCGCGAGCGGCAGCGGGAAGTCGACGCTGCTGCACTGCCTCGCCGGGATCGTCCGCCCCGACGAGGGCTCCGTGTCGTACGACGGCCGGCGGCTGGAGGACCTGCCCGAGAAGCGGCTGAGCGAGCTGCGGCGGACCGAGTTCGGCGTGGTGTTCCAGTTCGGCCAGCTCATCCCCGAGCTGACGGCCCTGGACAACGTCGCCCTGCCGCTGCTGCTGGCCGGCACCGACCGCACGCAGGCCCGGGCCCGGGCCGGTGAGTGGCTGGAGCGGTTCGGCGTGCGCGGACAGGAGGACCTGCGGCCGGGGGAGATGAGCGGCGGCCAGGCCCAGCGGGCCGCACTGGCCCGGGCCCTGGTCACCGGCCCGAAGGTGGTCTTCGCCGACGAGCCGACGGGGGCCCTGGACTCGCTCTCCGGCGAGCAGGTCATGACGGCCCTGGTCCACACGGCCCGCGAGGCGGGCACGGCGGTCCTGCTGATCACCCACGACGCCCAGGTGGCGGCGTACGCGGACCGGGAGGTCCAGCTGCGGGACGGCGCTGTGACGCCGCTGGGGGTGACGGCATGA